From the genome of Rathayibacter sp. VKM Ac-2804:
TGATCCATCGCGAAGATCTCGCCGAGGGGGCCGAACGTCTCCGTCGGCACCTGCTCGACCGGGAGACCGAGGCGCTCGCCGATGACCGTGGCGATCGCGAGCATGGTGTCGCCCTCGTCGGCGACCGCGTTGACCGCGGTGCCCGCCTCGCCCCGCTCGATCATCAGGCGGAAGAGGCTCGCGGCGTCACGGCGGTGGACCGCCGGCCAGCGCTGGCCGCCGTCGCCGACGTAGGCGGAGACTCCGGAGCTCTGCGCGGCCTGGATCAGGAGACCGGCGAAGCCGTAGGCGACGTCGCGCTCGTGCACCGAGCGGGGGAGGCGGACGGCACTCGTGCGCACGCCCCGTCTCGCGAGGTCGAGGAGGCGGGCGGCGTTGACGCCGCGGCCGCCGACCGGGCCGGTCGTCGTCAGCGGATCCTGCTCCGTCGCGACCGCGCCCGCGGAGAAGGTGGTGCCCGAGACGAGCGAGAACGGCTTGCCGGAGCCCACGAGCGCGGCGCCGATCGCGTCCATCGCCGCGCCCTCCTCGGCGATGCTCCGCTCGAGGTCGGAGAAGTCGTTGCTGAAGGCCAGGTGGATCGCGCCGTCGGTGGCACGGGCGCGGTCCGCCAGCAGGTCGAGGTCGCCGAGCTCGCCGCGGACGGGATCGCCGCCCGCCGCGGAGACCCGGTCGGCGGCGGCGTCCGAGCGAGCGAGGCCGAGTACCTCGTGCCCGTGGGCGACGAGGTCCTCGGTGACGGCGAGGCCGATGGCGCCCGATGCTCCGGTGAGGAAGATGCGCATGGGAGGACTCCTTCTGAGTGATGGGACCGATATCCCATCACCATAGACCCGCGATGCGACTCCTGTCGCGTCACGGTAGGATCTCCCCATGCCACGCTGGGAACCCGACGCCCGCGAGCGGTTCGTCTCCGCTGCCCTGCACCTCTTCACCGAGCAGGGCTACGACGAGACCACGGTGGCGCAGATCGCCGACCGCGCCGGGCTGACGCGGAGCACCTTCTTCCGGCACTTCCCGGACAAGCGCGACGTGCTCGCCGCCGGTCAGGAGACGCTCTCGGCGCTCCTCGCCCAGGGCGTCCGCGAAGCGCCGCCGGAGTCGACGCCGATGCAGGCGATCGCGGCGGGGCTGGTCGCGGCCTCCTCCGCGATGACCCCGTTCAACCGCGAGCTCGGCCCGCGCCTGGAGGCGGTCATCGCCACCAGCGCCGAGCTGCAGCAGCGGGCCCTGCTGAAGAAGGTCGGCATGGCCACGGCGATGGCCGACGCCCTCCGCGAGCGCGGCGTCGCCCCGGCCGTCGCGGACGCGGCCGCGGAGCTCGGGGTGCTCGCCTTCAAGGAGTCGTTCGCCGAGTGGTCCGAGGGCCGGGACGGCGAGCTCGCGACCCTGGCCACGGCCGCCCTCGACCGCCTCCGGGAGGCGCTGACGCAGCTCGGCTGAGGCTCCGGAGTCAGCCGGTCCGCTCCCAGCGGTCCCGGTCCGTCCGCCGCCACTGCTGCCGCGGGGCGTCCGACTCGCGCGCGCCGTCGGTCAGCCACAGGGTGCTGTCGGGGGCCCAGCCGGCGATCACGGAGGCGTACTCGTCGTCGACGGGGATCAGCCGCGTCGCGCTCGAGAGGTAGCCGAGCGTCGTGAGGTGCACGGCGTCCCAGTCGGCGGCGGCGCGCTGCCAGTCCGGGAGGAGCCAGCGGCCCTCTCCGCCGGTGACCCGGTGCCAGTCGTGCCGGCGGGAGGCGGTCACCTCGGCGGGGTAGGCACGGCAGAGCTGGGCCCAGTCCTCGGCGCTGCCGATCTCCAGCGTGCGGCCCGCGCCGGTGACCGGGGTCACGGTCGCGGCGTCGAGGCCGCCGGAGTCCTCGACGAGCTCGAGCAGGTCCTCGATCCGGGACCG
Proteins encoded in this window:
- a CDS encoding SDR family oxidoreductase, which encodes MRIFLTGASGAIGLAVTEDLVAHGHEVLGLARSDAAADRVSAAGGDPVRGELGDLDLLADRARATDGAIHLAFSNDFSDLERSIAEEGAAMDAIGAALVGSGKPFSLVSGTTFSAGAVATEQDPLTTTGPVGGRGVNAARLLDLARRGVRTSAVRLPRSVHERDVAYGFAGLLIQAAQSSGVSAYVGDGGQRWPAVHRRDAASLFRLMIERGEAGTAVNAVADEGDTMLAIATVIGERLGLPVEQVPTETFGPLGEIFAMDQPASSAWTRRTYGWQATHPSLLDDLATGDYPSRS
- a CDS encoding TetR/AcrR family transcriptional regulator — protein: MPRWEPDARERFVSAALHLFTEQGYDETTVAQIADRAGLTRSTFFRHFPDKRDVLAAGQETLSALLAQGVREAPPESTPMQAIAAGLVAASSAMTPFNRELGPRLEAVIATSAELQQRALLKKVGMATAMADALRERGVAPAVADAAAELGVLAFKESFAEWSEGRDGELATLATAALDRLREALTQLG